The Candidatus Cloacimonadota bacterium sequence TTTCGCTTTCCACAACTACATTTCCAATTCCGGTGATAATATTTTCAGCTTCATCAACTTCTGCTTTATCGCATCTTAAGGTGGATTTCACACTGCCGTCAGCATTGAAAAAAGTTAAGAAAACAGAGTCAAGAAATGTTTGTTTTGTATCGTAATATTTGTACATGTGAACTGCGGTCATCTCATATTCAAGTTTATCTTTGTTAGTGACGACTACATACAAGGAATCTGCTTCTTCATCAGGGATTTTGCCTTCAATTGGTGTATTTGTCTGCTGCTCTTCCTGACTGCAGGAAACCAGGAAGATCAAAATTAGAAGACTAACTATTTTCCAGAAGATCAAGAAGCTTTTGCACAGCTTTTTCATAAATTTCCTGTTCCTGCATAATCAACTCAATGAATTCGCGAACTGCACCTTTTCCACCTTTTCTGGAAAGCACAATATCAACTTTATCCTTTATTTGTGGAAAGGCATCCACCGGACAGGCAGATACAGCACATCTTTTCATCACCGGATAATCGTTCCAGTCATCTCCCAGATAAGCCACATTTTCCCAATTGATTTTGAGTTCTTTCAATAATTCTTCTGTTTTTTTCAATTTATTTCTTACCCGTTGAAAGACCATTTTCAGATCGAGGTCATCACATCTTTTTTCCAGAATCCTGGAAGTTCTGCCAGTAATTATGGCAAGTTTGATGTCCGTTTGCTGAAGAAGACGAATTCCCAAGCCATCTTTGGCAGAAAAATTCTTGGCTTCAACCTGATTATCATTATAGATTATTCTTCCATCTGTTAGAACGCCGTCATTATCCAGAATTATCAGTTTAATTTTTTTAAAGTCTTTCATTATTTACCTTCAAAATTTCCAGACATCCATCCAGAACTTCAGGAATTTGATGCAGCGGCAGCATTGATTGTGCGTCACTGAGAGCATCAACTGGATTGGGATGAGTTTCTATGAACAACCCATTTACCATACCGGTAGCTACAGCTGCTCTTGCCATCATTGGTACAAATTCAGGAGTTCCGCCGCTTACATTTCCTATAGATGGCTGCTGAAGACTGTGAGTAACATCGTAAACCACTGGAAATTTTAATTGCTTCAAGATAGCAAAACTACGGAAATCTACAACCAGATTATGATATCCAAAACTTGTGCCTCGTTCGGTAAGAAGAATGTTATAATTATTCACCGAAATCACTTTCTCTGTAGCTGCTTTCATATCCAAAGGAGCCATGAATTGTCCTTTTTTAATGTTTACGATCTTGCCCGATCTTCCAGCTTCGATCAGCAATTCTGTTTGCCTGCTCAGAAAAGCGGGGATCTGCAAAATATCGGCAACTTCTGCCACTGATTGCACTTCTGTAGTCTCGTGGACATCTGTTAAAATTGGAACTTCAAATTGCTTCTTGATCTTCTGAAGCAACTTTAATCCTTCTTCTAAACCAACTCCCACAGGAGAAGAGATAGAAGTGCGATTTGCTTTTTTATAAGAAGATTTGAAAACAAAAGTTATGTCACGTTTACTGGTTTCCTCTTTCAAAAACTCAGCCGTTTTGAACATTGTAGCTTCGTTTTCTACCACACAAGGTCCAGCCAGCAGGAATAGTCTTTTTTCATTCCTTAATTCACTGAATAAATCCATCTAATTCTCCAAATCCAACATAAATCATTTTCTATCAAAAGACTGCATTCGGCTTTCAATAAGCCAAAACAGCGATTCATTCTTTCGTCATCTGAGAAGGACGATCTATTATGTCCAGAAATTTTTTCTTGCCATAAAAACCCGCTCGAAATTAATTCCAAGCAGTTATGAAAAGGTTTTATAAATATTGGTTAATTATATTTTTATTGATGTTCAGCGGTGTTTTTGCTGTTGAGAAAGCTCAATTGGCACGACTCCATTATTCTGGAGGTGGTGATTGGTACAACGATCAGGATATCATTCCCAATCTTACTGAATATTTGAATAAAACTTTGAATACAGATTTTTCCAATCTGGAAGCAGCAGTAAAATTAACCGATTCCAATATTTATGATTACCCATTTTTATTTGCAACTGGACATGGAAACATAAAATTTAATGAAAAAGAAGTGGCAAGTTTGCAAGAGTATCTTACTCGTGGTGGATTTCTTTATGTGGATGATGATTATGGGATGGATAAATCTTTTCGAGCAGAAGTAAAAAAATTATTTCCAAATCGGGAATTGGTAGAGCTTCCAGCAAATCATGAACTTTTTAATTGTTTTTTCAACTTTGAAAGCGGTATTCCAAAAATCCATAAACATGATGATAAACGGCCGCAGGCATTTGCGGTATTCGATGATAACGGTAGAATGCTGCTGCTTTATACTTATGAGACAAATATTTCCGATGGTTGGAGCAAGGCGCACGATGATCCGCCAGAGATCAGAGAAAAGGCTTTCCAGATGGGAGCAAATTTGTTTTATTATCTTTTGACGAATTGAGGATTGAACGTTGAAAAAGAGATATTTAACCCCTTTGTCCTTCGGACATTTCCCCTTCACAGGGGAAAGAATTAGGAACAATGATTTTTATTAGAAAATGAGAGTAATAATCGCATCCGATTTCCATCTAAAATTCCATGAAAATGAAGAAGATCTTCAGCGCAGGGAAAGGGTTCTTAATTTCCTGGATTCTTTGGTTGGCAAAACTGACCTTCTCATTTTAAATGGTGACGTTTTCGATCTCTGGTTTACCTGGAAAAACGTTATCATCAAAGGTTATTTTCCTATCCTGAAAAAACTTGCTGATATAAAAGAAAATGGCTGTCGGATAGTTTTTATCTCTGGAAATCATGATTTCTGGTTTCGGGATTTTTTGACAAATTTCCTGGATATCGAAGTTTATAAAAACAGTTTTATAGAAGAGATCGACGGAAAAAATATTTTGGTTTCTCATGGTGATCTTTATACCTCTAATGATTGGCGTTACAAGCTTTTCAGAGGTTTGGTCAGAAATAGAATTGTGATGAAAATATTTGAAATGCTTCATCCTGATCTTGCTTTGGGAATCGGTAAAATGATGAGCAGATCCAGTCGTAAAAAAAGAATCTCTAACAACCTTACAATTGAACGTGAAAAAGGGTTGATTGAGTTTGCAAATAAGCAGTTAAAGAATTTTGATGTTGTAATTTTAGGACATTCTCATCTTCCAAAAATTGCTGATTTTAAAAATGGTATTTATGCCAACGCCGGAGATTGGATCATCAACAATACATATCTGGAAATGATAAATGGAGAAATCCAACTAAAAAAATATAAAAATGAAACATAGGAGAATTTACAAAATGAAAAAATTAATTTTAACTATCGCAGCGATGTTGATGATATTTTCTTTCATCGCAGCAGAGGAGCAAAATGTGATCAATGTAGAAATGAAAACTGGTAAGGGAATAATCAAACTTGAACTTTATCCAGGCAAAGCACCGAAAACTGTGGAAAATTTCGTTAAATACGCCAATGACGGCTTTTATGACGGGCTGGTGTTTCACCGCATCATCGATGGCTTCATGATCCAGGGCGGCGGTTTTGATCAGGAAGGAAATCAAAAACAACCAACTTATGAACCAATCCAAAACGAAGCAAATCATGGACTTTCCAACCAGACAGGAACAATTGCCATGGCAAGAACCAATTTTCCACATTCGGCAACTTCGCAGTTCTTTATAAACGTGAACGACAACACTTTCCTCGATTTTAAAGATACAGGAAAAGGCTGGGGTTATTGCGTTTTTGGAAAAGTGACAGAGGGAATGGATGTAGTGAACGAAATCAAATCAACTCCCACTCATTTTCATCCTCAGAAAGGCATGAAGGACTGGCCGGTTCAAGATGTTGTAATAGAAGAAGTTAAAGTTGTAGAATAGATTGTAAATAGTTTAGCAAACCTTCCAGGTTTTCGCTGCCTGGAAGGTTTTTTTTTAATCTTTTTGTTTACTTCTGGGATGAGCCTGTTTGTAAACTTTTTTCAGGTCTCGAAGGGAAAGATGAGTATAAATTTCTGTTGTACTCAAATTGCTGTGCCCCAGCATTTCCTGAACTGCTCGAAGATCTGCTCCTTGTTCCAATAGATGCGTTGCAAATGAATGGCGAATAGAATGCGGAGTATAACCTTTAGTTTTTGCTACTAACAGAATATATCGTTCCAAAATCTCTCTCATCACATTTTCCGAAATCGGTTTTCCGCTTTTAGATAGAAATACCGAATCATCACTCTCTTTCGATACAAATTTTTGCCTAAT is a genomic window containing:
- the lptC gene encoding LPS export ABC transporter periplasmic protein LptC; the protein is MKKLCKSFLIFWKIVSLLILIFLVSCSQEEQQTNTPIEGKIPDEEADSLYVVVTNKDKLEYEMTAVHMYKYYDTKQTFLDSVFLTFFNADGSVKSTLRCDKAEVDEAENIITGIGNVVVESENGIMKAPRAVLNRNTEKIFAEDGVTLIRNQNTLYGEEMVSDMKLEVAEFRKVSAEGTLENEEFDW
- a CDS encoding HAD-IIIA family hydrolase, whose translation is MKDFKKIKLIILDNDGVLTDGRIIYNDNQVEAKNFSAKDGLGIRLLQQTDIKLAIITGRTSRILEKRCDDLDLKMVFQRVRNKLKKTEELLKELKINWENVAYLGDDWNDYPVMKRCAVSACPVDAFPQIKDKVDIVLSRKGGKGAVREFIELIMQEQEIYEKAVQKLLDLLENS
- the kdsA gene encoding 3-deoxy-8-phosphooctulonate synthase; this translates as MDLFSELRNEKRLFLLAGPCVVENEATMFKTAEFLKEETSKRDITFVFKSSYKKANRTSISSPVGVGLEEGLKLLQKIKKQFEVPILTDVHETTEVQSVAEVADILQIPAFLSRQTELLIEAGRSGKIVNIKKGQFMAPLDMKAATEKVISVNNYNILLTERGTSFGYHNLVVDFRSFAILKQLKFPVVYDVTHSLQQPSIGNVSGGTPEFVPMMARAAVATGMVNGLFIETHPNPVDALSDAQSMLPLHQIPEVLDGCLEILKVNNERL
- a CDS encoding DUF4159 domain-containing protein, translated to MFSGVFAVEKAQLARLHYSGGGDWYNDQDIIPNLTEYLNKTLNTDFSNLEAAVKLTDSNIYDYPFLFATGHGNIKFNEKEVASLQEYLTRGGFLYVDDDYGMDKSFRAEVKKLFPNRELVELPANHELFNCFFNFESGIPKIHKHDDKRPQAFAVFDDNGRMLLLYTYETNISDGWSKAHDDPPEIREKAFQMGANLFYYLLTN
- a CDS encoding UDP-2,3-diacylglucosamine diphosphatase, which encodes MRVIIASDFHLKFHENEEDLQRRERVLNFLDSLVGKTDLLILNGDVFDLWFTWKNVIIKGYFPILKKLADIKENGCRIVFISGNHDFWFRDFLTNFLDIEVYKNSFIEEIDGKNILVSHGDLYTSNDWRYKLFRGLVRNRIVMKIFEMLHPDLALGIGKMMSRSSRKKRISNNLTIEREKGLIEFANKQLKNFDVVILGHSHLPKIADFKNGIYANAGDWIINNTYLEMINGEIQLKKYKNET
- a CDS encoding peptidylprolyl isomerase; amino-acid sequence: MKKLILTIAAMLMIFSFIAAEEQNVINVEMKTGKGIIKLELYPGKAPKTVENFVKYANDGFYDGLVFHRIIDGFMIQGGGFDQEGNQKQPTYEPIQNEANHGLSNQTGTIAMARTNFPHSATSQFFINVNDNTFLDFKDTGKGWGYCVFGKVTEGMDVVNEIKSTPTHFHPQKGMKDWPVQDVVIEEVKVVE